CATGAAAAATCTGATCATAAGGAGGGCGATGATAAAATGCATGCAAGTACATCTGACAGAAGACTTTGATGATCATGAGGAAGACTTAAGATAAACATCCAACAtgaggagagagagaaagagggaaTGTATAGTACATGCATGCAAGTGTCATCTGATAAAAAGCTGACTTTGATGGGACCTGTGTATCCTTTTTGCATGTTGTATAACTATGTATTCATGAGAACATAATGTTTTGTTTTTTATGCTCTGTCCgtccctaaatatttgtctttctacaaaTTTCAAATGATCAccatatacagatgtatatagacatattttagagtgtaaattcactcttttgctctaaaaagataaatatttagaaacggagagtACTACACAGTGCTACACTAATCTTTAAAACGCAATGGACGGCCGGAGATCTGCCGGTACGAGACGGAACCGTGCAATTTTCCGCTTCGGTATCTGATGATGTTGTAAGCCCAACCTGTTTAGATGGCGTGGTGGTTCTTCATGAGATCTTATATGAACTGAAAATGAAACACCAATCAGGCTGGAGTTGTTCGGCTCTGACCATGGCAACACGATGCTCTCGCAGGCTGCAGCTATCTTATGGCGCTTGCTGCTATCTAAGCATAATAATACTAAAACAAGAAACTTGCAGAAGAAAGTCAGAATTTGTTTGACGATATTGATACCAGATGTCCTTAAGAGTTAAGATGACCCAACATTTCATTTGAAACTTGATCCACAGCATATAAGGAACAAACAATGACAAATCAGAGTATGAGTAGCCGGGAGAAATCCTTGCTCCGGTCTTCACCGaagccggcgacggcggcgcccgCGGGTGCCGTGATCTTTCTTGGAAGCGTCGCCGTGGAGTTGCTCCTTCTCCCCACAGCTTGGGCTCCGGAGGGAAACCTCATATTCGTTGGATCGAGCGATGGAGGCGTCTTCGTGTCTTTCTTCTCCTTGGAGGCATCGTCTCGGAGCCGGCTACGACTGAGAAACTGGAGGATGATGGCATCTTTGCCGTCgatggcggcatcttcgccgcgtggttTGCTGAGGCGGGGCGCTGGTGTTtgtttggcaacgatgatggcgtcGAGAGGAGCTTGGGTCGCGGCGTGGTCTTGGTGTTCGAGGTGCTCTTTTGGGCACGGCcggcgcaagtcctgcatatttcccCTGTGTTGCTCGTCGTCAAAGTCGGAGCTGTCGGTTGCTTGCGCGTGTGACCATCTGTTGGCATGTGCCGGCGTGGCTTCTGTTTcatgtcggtggccaggttggccggtggtgCCCATGTCATGTGGGTTGTGCTGTATCgattttagcccggttttccgtcaattaaccgggcaattctcttcttcttaatcaataaaaatggcaaatcttttgtctcgtttcaaaaaaaaaagagtaTGAGTAGTGCTAACGACGTACTATTCGTAACAGATTTTAATTCAGATTTGCTCATTCTCATCTAGATGAGAATTAACAAAGTCTCATCTATTCCCACACTATTTGattaaccaaaataaataaataaaaatccctaTGAATCTCTGTGCAAAATCCCATTTCAGTTTTGTATAAAGTTCCGACTCACACCTGGCATTTTGTTTCTCGAGCTGTAAACTGAATTTGGTCTCGAGACAAATTTTCTTTTCAAAATATAGATCGCAATGTTTTTATTGTGCCTGTTTCAGTCCATGGGTAGCACGAAAGAGGTGGAATGGAAGCACCGGCTGAGTCCTCGAGCTGCAGCGACATCTATGCGAGCTGGACAAATCCTCTGGCGATGGTGCCGTTGGCGCCCCGGGGCAGGAACCCGCCGGGGACCTGCTCGTTGCGCGAGCCGTAGAGGATGCGCAGCGCCTCCGCCGGGGTGCGCTGGTACCCGAGCGAGTCCACGCCggcgccgaggatgttgctgaTGGTGCGTCGCTCCGCGCCCTGATGCCGGTCCAGCACCTTGACCCCCTCGTCCTTGGCGCCGCAGCCGGACAGCTCGTTGCGCCAGTCGGAGATCCGGCGCGTGAACTCGGCCACCGTGCGCCCCTTGTAGGGCGCCACCGTCTCGTCGGCGCGCTGGTACAGCAGCATCCTGATCACCGCGTCCTGCCCGGCCTCCACCGCCAGGACGCTGGCGTGGAGGCGCTTGGAGGCGTAGCCCATGAGGTTGGGGCTgatgccgacggcggcggcggcggtgacgtggGGCAGGATGTAGGAGGCGAGGAGGAAGTTGACGGTGCCGTTGTAGGCGTCGAAGGGCGGGTCGAGGCGCGCGCCCAGGGCGTCGTCCATGATGGCGGCGAAGCGGTCGGCGCTGAGGTCGATGGGCGGGCGCGGGAACCCGCCGTTGGCCTGCGTGATGGCCCTGATGTGGCCCACCTCCTGGTACCCGAGCTCCGCGGCGATCTCGGTGGTGCGGAAGTCGAGGCTGGCCTTGCGCGGGCCGACGGGGGCCGGCCCGCCCGCCGAGAGGTTGCGGTCGAGGTAGTCGATGCCGCGGCCCAGCGCGGCGTGGAGGAACCACTCCGCCTCCACGAACTTGGGGTTGAGCAGGAACTGCAGCTGCTCCATGTCGCTCGGGTACACCGCGATGGCGCCCCGCCGCGGCAGGCTCGGCCGGCACCGCGGGTCGTCCGTCTGTGTGACTGTGATGGTCGCCGCGAGCGCGACGACCTGCAGGCCCGCGGCCAGCAGCTGCAGCAGGAATGCGCCGTGCGCGCGAGCCATGGCCAGGGAGGACggagcgccggtcgtgccgtgcTGGTGAGAGCTCGCGTGCTTGGCTCTGCTCTGCTCTGCCCATGCTCGTCCGTGCTTGGGTCTGGTAATGGTTAGCGTGGATTTAGGAGGGCATGAGGTTGGCAGGACACGAAATGCTCGCGTGTCCATCACCACGGCGGGGGCGCGGCTGTGGCTGATGTTGACTAGGGATTTGGTAAAATTTCTCTTAACCGTGCCCAAATGATCGCATGTTCTCTAGAGCGTTCTGTATTTTGAACCGTGCCCAAATCCCGTTCGATCGAAAATCAAGCAGCAAGAGTCCGACCTCAGGGTCCACCATAGAAAGGCATTCCTCAGTCCCAGAATAGCATGCATACGGGAGCCATATTCCAATCATGTGAACTACTAGTAATCTGTATTTTTTTCGGGAAACACAACTGTGCTTTTCTtttttcagaaagcacataccgtGTCTTTTTTCTTCTTCTAGGAAAGCACAATTACAAaaacatattgtcttggttgatgaaaAGTTAGGTTGCTAACTTGGGAATCATAATTTAAAATACACATAACTTATTATGTTTGAttatgtatatttgtaaaaatatttattgaatataagtagaaTAATTGAATAGAAAATATTATTTCATGCATGGTTGAATGGTGTGATGAGTCTTTCTCTATGCATgattgcatgttgaggtgggcctTATCCTACTTATAATTATATGATGAGGTGGCATTGCTtacatgttgagataaataagttagtGGGCAACTCTCTCTTAGGTATATAGGGTTCTAAAGGATAGCAATTTTGTTAGGGAAgaaatcgtttgtgttcttttggtttgtaggaatggatttctGTTCCTATATAGGATAGAACTATTTTTCTTCATATTTTAAAGGAAAAAACATTAACCTAGACTCAACGAATTTTTTCTATCGTATgcgtcaaatgacatctcttttcctatAAAAATTGAGATATATATGTCATCTCATTATTTTCAGTTCCTATAATATTTCTATCATACGAACCAAATGAGACCTCAAACTATGACTATGGACTAACAGAGTGTAGTTTAATTAGGTTGGTCATCAGAATGATATATAGAATTAATACATCGTCATGAGGAAAAACTGACCTCTAGTTGAGTAATCCGTAATCCGCACCTGAGGTCATATCCTTTAGGCGAGTGAtacgcgccggcgcaccggcccaaatttgggccggtcgcaGCGCTACCACACGATACGCCACTTCTTAACCGTAGGATCATTCCTTCAACTCACAGGAAAATAAAAGAGGATAGAGCCCAGCGCAACCGCTCGTCCTCATCCGTGCTCACCGGCCCCCTGCACGGCCGCGCAACAAGCGCTCGTCGGCCGCCCCCATGACCCGGTCTTGCCGTCGGTTGCTCGTGCCAGCGCACCGCAACAAGTCGGCGTCGTCGCGCAAGGTCGCCGTCGTCGTGCCCGAGCGCCCCGTGGTTGCAGAGAGGACACACCATTGCATCTCCGCCACCGGTCGCCGTtgcagctccgccaccaccgtcgtccTCCATCCCAGAAAATTGCCGTTGGTCGCTTCCAACAAAAGGACGCTTGGGGTTGTAGTTTCACACCCAAATGGTTGTAGCATCCCCATCTGCCGCTCGCAGCTCCTTGCACTGCCAGTTCCAACATCGCCGGCAGCCGGTTGTAGCATCCCCGTCTGCCCACTCGTAGCTCCTTGCACTATCGGTTCCAGCTCCGCCGAcagccggttgtagcaaaaatcaTCGCCGGTCGTAGCAAAATTCGGCAATGGATGCAGCAAAACTTCGTCACCGCCGTTGTGGTTGCCGCTTCGCCGTGAAATCCTTGTAGCAAAAATTGTCCCGGTCGTAGCAAAATCCAGCAATGGATGTAGCAAAACTTCGTCATCGCCGCCGTGCTTACAGCTTCACCATGAAATCCTTGTAGCAAAATTTTGTGTCAGTGGTAGCAAAATCTGACGAAGGTTGTAGCAAAAAATCATAACGACACGCACCCCACTCTCCGCCAGCCCCGCCGGTTGAAACAACCCCGACCGGCTGCTCCCCAGTCGCGGGCCCTCGTCGTCTTCCTTGCACTAACACGCCTTCCCCTTGCGGCGTGGCCAGGAAAGGGGGTAACCAGCTACAGAGCTCCCACACCCGGCCCAGGCTCGCAGGCTCGCGGCGTCTCccggccggagcagcagcagatgGCCGCACCTTCAGTGGAGACATGGAAGAGCTCGTCCTGCGGTGTTGAGGAATTTAATGAAGGAGAAGAGAAAAGAGATAGACTGCGAGGAGAATGGTTGTGCGGTGTGAAGAGATAAGGGATGGGCGTGTCCTTCAGGCCCACCTAGGCACGTGGCCAGCTTTTTACGTGTGATGTGCGAGCGCGTGCCACAGCGACCGGCGCAAAGTTAAGCCGGCGCACCGGTGTTCAACGTTTCCCTATCCTTTAGGATGAAGACTCGTATGCTCGTAGTGAACAATAAATGTGAAAAAACAGCATTTTTTTTCAAAGAAATCTAATAGCTTTAGGAATTCAAGATGCTCAGATGCGGTAGGAGCGTCCAAATTTTGGTGGTCAAATGACATACGAGCAGCTCATTGCCAAATAAAAGGAAGAAACAGGTGAATcttttcttttattagtttttttgaTAAAAGAAGGGCCCGTCCCTTCCGATTTCCATTAAAGAAACTAGCATCAGGTTCAAACGATTACACAACTAGAAGTTCAAGACACCATCAACATCTACAAATACTAAGGAACGACCAAAGCACTACGAACTGCCCCCCTAAGGCAAACTGGCAAAAGCACAAAGCTAAATACGTCTACTTTATTACAGACCGGAATAGCTGCACACACGACCTTTTATGCACGACAGGTGGACGATGGTAGGATCTGACGTTGCTTAGGTATGGAGGGATTCAATCCAACAATTATTACCCTATGTCGTCCATGCATCGTCCGCAAAATCATCGGCTGTGTAGCATTGCTCATTACAGACCAGACGAGATCTAAGGATCTAGCCACAGCAACCAAAGTCTTTTGATCATCTAAACACAAAATaaactaccactagtagaaaacgagcctattgtcccggttcgtaagggccttttgtcccgattcctgaaccaggactaaagggtcggtactaatgccctatccctttagtcccggttcaatccagaactgggactgatgggcctccacgtggcctgtgcgcggagcccaggcaggagggcctttggtcccggttggtggcaccaaccgggaccaataggcatccacgcgtcagcatttctgtggctggggtttttgNNNNNNNNNNggtttgggggttttggggggttaatttaggtgtttcatatattgtgttagctagctataattaatagagagaagtgtcctctcttatgtccgtgcttgatcgacgctacatactattcatacgtatagagaggcctagacacgctagctagctagtaagcaaacgaaggaaacagaagatcgtcatgaacatatatgcatacagagagaagtgatatcgaccacctctccttctctgagagattggtcgaacaacaagttctcgtatatctatccgacactaccggctacatatatacaataattatctcttacaaatataatctcctaacatacggacgcatggtccacatagtattctccgtcttcagcgatcacgtggtcaagaaagaatgccgccaattcctcttgaattgctcgcatgcgagctagtgctaggagttcatcccgcttccgaaacatctaatttgaagaaggaggtcaatacatatatatatgaatgaatgaaactcaacacaaatgatggtaataaaaaaattgtgaatgttgttatttacgcacttcatattgttcgtcagagtagccccgctcacaggtcgtgtggcggatggactcgcaaacgtagtatccacagaaatcattcccttgttcctaccacaaccactttataagaaatagaggtcaatcaaactgataagaaagAATGCCAAATGATATTgataaactagcgcttgaatcactaggagatgcgcagaacatgctactatagtacttactttcgggtgtctaaattgcagcttcttcggcagtcccggagcttttttggtgaattttctccaaaccctgccagacaaagaaaacaattacttgatatatcaggaaatgaacaaagttgctgatatagtggataatgatcgatttaacttacttctcaagcatttgagtcatgtccgcatagtcctggggatcttttcgtctcgagtctaagacggttactagtccctactcaagcttaatctctaggagaatatagtggaaactgcacacgcatgcataactcatcaattacattactataaccttgactaatatataagggaaaccgaatatgcacaagacagtaacactcacttgaaattGTAAGAAAAGAGTATTATATTTTTGTttccatttattaccaacgatcgtagcaagttggcctcggtatctgcggcatgaaatttaacctgagttgcatctatgagatttgtgttaatgaacccaatatcaccgatttgtcttttcttcaattcgacgatcttcaatctgcataatatagtgaggataattataaatacatgcaatgaaagagctgagctatatagagagacttaatgacagaagtagtactacttacagacagtagcaggtgaccgttgctttatcaagggccaattgattgaaaaactgaaagaactcctcaaatggaacaggcaacagttcaattccaacgaggtcatgctcctttttaactctcacatacaaagtactcctccccccagactctctgcagattttcaagtaccaatcatgcaatcttcgcatcatcattgatagagatctttcatctttgacgagaggcttcccgtactcgtatctttgtatctgcacctccatgaaatcataatgtacatcatcgggcaggtaatctccaagattgctataaccgggcaccatcctcggatcattagcgacgatgttgctaggcaccttgagcggggggcacgattgcttcgcttgttcgccgagctgggcaatttgtttcccagctcgtcattctttcagcctttgatcactgacagtacttcccgaccgctccgcttcggcaaatgcctttccaataatgcgctcatagttgcctttcggcggagacttggttggtttttcagggcagccagagtgcgcttcgctttcaccggatctaccttctcctctggagaggtggatgtttctttgctttcaccccttcaaagaagttcctcacttcttctcgcgcgatctcggcgttctcctccagggtcctctcgtatggtaacttctcttgagtcttcagagaaggaccgaatctgtatgtcctcccgcctttggttgtactgctagacgccggcagagcagacggagcggttgtcttctttacttgcttacaaggcagaggagaaggactacgacgcgccggagcagccgaagcggcggtgggtctcttctgcccttgctgacgaggcggagaaggaggaggctggttgctcgggcgcgccggcgcaggcggagaaggaggcggagtgccaccacgcgccggagaaggagcgggccgagtgccctgatcgtcactcgccggaggaggaggcggtggaggaggcggagtgccctgactcgccggaggaggaggaggaggcggaggcgtccagttcggaaggttgatgagctccttccgccataggcatggagtcttcagagcagaacccaaccgagtctccccttcaccggtagggtggtcaagctggaggtcctcaaatccctccgttatttcatcgaccatcaccctatcatatccttctggaatcggccggcagtgaaaagtttgaaggaaatatgccctagaggcgataataaagttattatttatttccttatatcatgataaatgtttattattcatgctagaattgtattaaccgaaaacataatacttgtgtgaatacatagacaagcaaagtgtcactagtatgcctctacttgactagctcgttaatggaagatggttatgtttcctaaccatagacatgagttgtcatttgattaacggaatcacatcattaggagaatgatgtgattgacatgacccattccattagcttagcacccgatcgtttagtatgttgctattgctttcttcatgacttatacatgttcctatgactatgagattatgcaactcccgtttaccaaaggaacactttgtgtgctaccaaacgtcacaacgtaactgggtgattataaagtttctctacaggtgtctccaaaggtacatgttaggttggcgtatttcgagattaggatttgtcactccgattgtcggagaggtatctctgggccctctcggtaatgcacatcacttaagccttgcaagcaaagcaactaataagttagttgcaagatgatgtattacagaacgagtaaagagacttgccagtaacgagattgaactaggtattgagataccgacgatcgaatctcgggcaagtaacataccgatgacaaagggaacaaacgtatgttgttatgcggtctgaccgataaagatcttcgtagaatatgtaggaaccaatatgagcatccaggttctgctattggttattgaccggagatgtgtctcggtcatgtctacatttttctcaaacccgtagggtccacacgcttaacgttatgataacagtttcattatgagtttatatattttgatgtaccgaaggttgttcggagtcccggatgtgatcacagacttgacgaggagtctcgaaatggttgagacataaagatcaatatattggacgactatatttggacaccggaaaggttccgggtgagattgggacaataccggatcaccgggaggttatcggaacccctcgggaggtatatgtgccttattgggccttagtggaaaggaagggaaaggagcaagggagggggcgcgccccccaagcccaatccgaattgggagggggccggcccccctttccttcctccctccttcctcttccttccctctcctactcctaataggaaaaaggggagtcctactccctgtgggagttggactcccgcctagggcgcgccaccctccttggccggccccctcctccactcctttatatacgggggcagggagcaccccatagacacaataattgagcattgatctcttagccgtgtgcggtgcccccctccaccataatcctcgataatattgtagcggtgcttaggagaagccctgcgacggtagaacatcaagatcgtcaccacgccatcgtgctgacggaactcatccccgacactttgctggatcggagtccggggttcgtcatcgagctgaacgtgtgctagaactcggaggtgccgtagtttcggtgcttgatcggtcgggccgtgaagacgtacgactacatcaaccgcgttgtgctaacgcttccgcttccggtctacgagggtacgtagacagcactctcccctctcgttgctatgcatcaccatgatcttgcgtgtgcgtaggaatttttttgaaattactacgttccccaaacagtggcatccgagcctaggttttatgcgttgatgttatgcacgagtagaacacaagtgagttgtgggcaatataagtcacactgcttaccggcatgtcatactttggttcggcggtattgttggatgaagcggcccggaccgacattacgcgtacgcttacgcgagactggttctaccgacgtgctttgcacacaggtggctggcgggtgtcagtttctccaactttagttgaaccgagtgtggctacgcccggtccttgcgaaggttaaaacaacaccaacttgacaaactatcgttgtggttttgatgcgtaggtaagaacggttcttgctaagcccgtagcagccacgtaaaacttgcaacaacaaagtagaggacgtctaacttgtttttgcagggcatgttgtgatgtgatatggtcaagacatgatgctaaattttattgtatgagatgatcatgttttgtaaccgagttatcggcaactggcaggagccatatggttgtcgctttattgtatgcaatgcaatcacgctgtaatcctttactttatcactaagcggtagtgatagtcgtggaagcataagattggcgagacgacaacgatgctacgatggagatcaaggtgtcgcaccggtgacgatggtgatcatgacgatgcttaggagatggagatcacaagcacaagatgatgatggccatatcatatcacttatattgattgcatgtgatgtttatcttttatgcatcttatcttgctttgattgacggtagcatta
The sequence above is a segment of the Triticum dicoccoides isolate Atlit2015 ecotype Zavitan chromosome 1A, WEW_v2.0, whole genome shotgun sequence genome. Coding sequences within it:
- the LOC119275298 gene encoding desiccation-related protein PCC13-62-like, with the protein product MDTRAFRVLPTSCPPKSTLTITRPKHGRAWAEQSRAKHASSHQHGTTGAPSSLAMARAHGAFLLQLLAAGLQVVALAATITVTQTDDPRCRPSLPRRGAIAVYPSDMEQLQFLLNPKFVEAEWFLHAALGRGIDYLDRNLSAGGPAPVGPRKASLDFRTTEIAAELGYQEVGHIRAITQANGGFPRPPIDLSADRFAAIMDDALGARLDPPFDAYNGTVNFLLASYILPHVTAAAAVGISPNLMGYASKRLHASVLAVEAGQDAVIRMLLYQRADETVAPYKGRTVAEFTRRISDWRNELSGCGAKDEGVKVLDRHQGAERRTISNILGAGVDSLGYQRTPAEALRILYGSRNEQVPGGFLPRGANGTIARGFVQLA